The following are encoded together in the Desulfuromonadales bacterium genome:
- a CDS encoding ammonia channel protein, translating into TGLLAGNFHQFVVQLIGVAAAGAYAVAVTIGILLALKATMGLRVTTDEERMGLDQTEHSESGYNI; encoded by the coding sequence GACCGGCCTGCTGGCCGGCAACTTTCATCAGTTCGTGGTTCAGCTCATTGGCGTGGCGGCCGCCGGCGCCTACGCCGTGGCGGTGACCATCGGCATCCTCCTGGCGCTCAAGGCGACCATGGGCCTGCGGGTTACCACGGACGAAGAGCGCATGGGGCTCGACCAGACGGAGCACTCCGAGTCGGGCTACAATATCTGA
- a CDS encoding glutamine amidotransferase family protein: protein MCRIGAIKSLNYVHPSQALLLMQSQQKGHDNSGFAMVMQDLGGIFEGYKHLPTLSLACTDEGLKLAEDMLHAAGFQRVLQWVPETNPQPGLDINAMPNYVFETFDYPKAYKHATQQEKEELLLNMRLKLRAALEDDDMGFVYSFWPDVVTLKEIGDPRDIGTYFNLWQPDKKFTARVITAQCRQNTNYDIVRYAAHPFFLQGYTALANGENTFYQKNKEFQRKLHHGYIGFESDSQCFLYTLHYVHRQLGWPLSYYKHVITPLPFETIERRDDKEQMLAIRQSLSHLEINGPNTIIGVLPDGTLFTCCDAKKLRPIVIGRSSDTVVFASEVCGINEVLPDRNWETDIYPNEREIVVIGNRLEVQRWKQ, encoded by the coding sequence ATGTGTCGCATTGGAGCCATCAAAAGTCTGAATTATGTTCATCCGAGTCAGGCCCTGTTGTTGATGCAGTCACAGCAGAAAGGGCACGACAATTCCGGGTTCGCCATGGTCATGCAGGACCTGGGCGGCATTTTCGAGGGATACAAACATCTTCCCACCCTTTCCCTCGCCTGCACCGACGAGGGGTTGAAGCTCGCCGAGGACATGCTGCATGCCGCCGGCTTCCAGCGGGTGCTGCAGTGGGTGCCGGAGACCAATCCCCAGCCCGGTCTCGACATCAACGCCATGCCCAACTACGTCTTCGAGACCTTCGACTATCCCAAGGCTTACAAGCATGCCACGCAGCAGGAGAAGGAAGAACTGCTGCTCAACATGCGGCTGAAGCTGCGGGCAGCTCTTGAGGACGATGACATGGGTTTCGTCTACTCCTTCTGGCCCGATGTGGTGACCCTCAAGGAGATTGGCGACCCGCGCGACATCGGAACCTATTTCAACCTCTGGCAGCCGGACAAAAAGTTCACGGCCAGAGTGATCACCGCCCAGTGCCGGCAGAACACCAACTACGACATCGTCCGCTACGCCGCCCACCCCTTTTTCCTGCAGGGCTATACGGCGCTGGCCAATGGCGAGAACACCTTCTACCAGAAGAACAAGGAATTCCAGCGCAAGCTGCACCACGGCTACATCGGCTTCGAGTCCGACTCCCAGTGCTTCCTCTATACCCTGCACTACGTGCACCGGCAGCTCGGGTGGCCGCTCTCCTACTACAAGCACGTCATCACGCCGCTCCCCTTCGAGACGATCGAGCGGCGCGACGACAAGGAACAGATGCTGGCCATCCGCCAGTCGCTGTCGCACCTGGAAATCAACGGCCCCAATACCATCATCGGCGTCCTGCCCGATGGCACCCTCTTTACCTGCTGCGACGCCAAGAAGCTGCGCCCGATCGTCATCGGCCGCTCCAGTGATACGGTGGTCTTCGCCTCGGAGGTGTGCGGCATCAACGAAGTACTTCCCGACCGCAACTGGGAAACCGACATCTATCCCAATGAACGGGAGATCGTGGTGATCGGCAACCGCCTGGAGG